A genomic stretch from Mastacembelus armatus chromosome 7, fMasArm1.2, whole genome shotgun sequence includes:
- the LOC113145131 gene encoding cytosolic sulfotransferase 2-like, with the protein MKSENQEPEVVFGSWYDHVNGWWKKKQTYSKCHYMFYEDLIKDTGWEIDKLCCFFGLSPSAEEKETVTGKVHFDVMKRNIMVNYSAIPWMDFNISHFIRKGKVGDWKNYFTLAQNEEFDEDYKKKMKDPTLQFRTEI; encoded by the exons ATGAAGAGTGAAAACCAGGAACCAGAAG TGGTGTTTGGATCCTGGTATGACCATGTGAACGGCTGGTGGAAGAAGAAACAGACTTATTCTAAATGTCATTACATGTTCTATGAAGATTTGATTAAG GACACTGGATGGGAAATAGAcaaactctgctgcttttttggtTTGTCTCCTTCAGCTGAGGAGAAAGAAACAGTTACAGGGAAAGTGCATTTTGACGTTATGAAAAGGAACATCATGGTCAACTATTCAGCAATTCCATGGATGGATTTCAACATTTCTCACTTCATCAGAAAAG GGAAGGTTGGTGACTGGAAGAACTATTTCACTTTGGCCCAGAATGAAGAGTTTGATGAAGACTACAAGAAAAAGATGAAGGACCCAACACTTCAGTTTCGCACTGAAATCTGA